In Prionailurus bengalensis isolate Pbe53 chromosome D4, Fcat_Pben_1.1_paternal_pri, whole genome shotgun sequence, the DNA window TACAtggtttttccccctctctttaaAGTGCTCTGTGTGGCAAATCTGCAACTTCCCACTAAGTAAAAACCATGTTCTGTAGGTGCTGAATCCAAGGAGCTCCAGACCCTCCCCGGGGAAAGAAACcaaaacattacttttttaaaaagcagagggcCTCTATATGAGTGAACACTCAGTACCTGTCACTCCCTTTGGTGAGACCAGGAGAGCAGACACGTGCAGAAACTCGGGGCAAGGGTAAGATACTGACTGGCCAGCCTGCATACCTCTCTATCCACCGCCAAAGAGCCACTAACCCAGAGAGCACAAGAAGAGGGCTCACAGCCACCCACTGATGAGAAATTGGGCCCACCAAACCCCCATTTCCCAGCCCAAAAGAGATGGCCCTTGCCACACTGCCGCCCCTCTCCCATCGCCCACTCCCGCCCTGCCAGCAcattcttccctccccacacCTTCCCCATCTTGGCCCCAGGTACCAGCTGCCATCAGCAAGTACCTTCGTGCTGCTCCAATAGGCTATGCCCTTTCTGTGCACGCTGTGCCCCCTTCTGGAAAGCTCTCCTTCATGACCCCCCTGGCAGACCTCCATCCAGTGCAGATGCCAGTCTCCGCGGGAAGCCTCTGCCACTCCCGTCAAAGCTGCTCAGGTCCTAGGCCTCCTCACAGAGCAGGAGGCCTGCCAGAATCTTCCCCAACCACAGGAGACGGCTCTGACCTGGTCAGGCCCCTGAGCTCCCCCTTCCTGTGCACTCCACCTCGGTCAGTGGTTTCACCTTCTACTCCACTGTCTAAACAGAAGATCTTGACATTTTCTCCAGCTGGGAGAGCCTGGGAAACAAGCAGTGGTTGACAGTGAATGTTTCTCAACGAATCCACGTGCCAAAGAGGGGAGCAGTGGCCTTGGCAGTGTCACCGATCACATCGGCATGCCATCCGAACCTGACATCCCGTGGAAGAAATCCCTCTGCACTGTGCAAATAGCTGGCTTGCTGAAACATTCCTGGTCACCACCGGCCTCGCTTCTCATCACACCTAATCTCCCAGGACAGCCCCACCATCTCGGGAGGCACACACTGCCCAAACTGCCCAACTGCTTTCCTACAACCGTCTTTAACCTTCCTTCTAGAGTCACGTACAAGTCAAAATAACCCTTTAAAATAGCTGATGGAAAGGTCCGTGATCTCCCCAGGTCTCCCCAGCAGCCTCAGTGAATCTCATTTGGAGGGGCCCTCGGCCTTCCCAAGTTCCCCAGGTGCCACCTTCCAGAGGTTTCTCACCTCCTAGATGATGTCCACGACATTTCCCTTAACATAGCCTCCAAGGACATGAAAGATGTTAGAAAGCGGAGCAACTTCTGAGAACATCTCCATGATGGAAGGGTCCAGTGAGATCCCACAGCATCTGAGCACTGTGGGCAACGTGTTACTGTGAGGATGACTCCTTTGGGTGGAGCAGATAATGAAGGCCTAGGCAGGGACAGACGACAGCCAACAACCAAAACATGGACGCAGAAGAATACGAAAAGCACACTTCCAACAGCTTATCCCTCCCTGCCTACCAAACCCCTGGGGGTCTCTCCAGCGGCAGTCACTGGTCTACACTTGATTACAGAGTTCAGTTATGGTACCAAAAAACGGTATGGAAACAGGcacaacaacaataacagaatAGGCTGCCAGGCCCAAGGTTAACCAGTCCCCTAAGCCCAGGGGCAAGCTGACAGTTCCTCCAAAGGAACCAGAGAAAGAATAAGCCCaaagtctggattttttttttttttttcctccacatggCAGGGGGCAGGGCGAGAGGTGGAgcatttgtttttgcttgttttgcttcAAACCACACAGGATATGTCCCAGAAGTGTGGAAGAGAGATAAGCAGAAtgcctgagagagaggaagggaaactgGGCAGGCAAGCAGTCTAGACCAGTAAGACAAACCACCAGTACCGAGCACAGTGCTGGCAGAATGGGTGGGCTCAGCCGCTTACTGCTGTATAATTTGGGGCAAGTCATTTTGGCtaagccttcatttcctcatctataaaaggagatCATTTCTAGATCCCACAGTTGTTGTCTAATTCAACTCTCGTCCCCAAGAAAGGGCTTCTGTTAACTCCAAAAACAGTGGAAGACATGTCATTTCTTCTGTGTGGTTAAAAACTCATTAGGAGCCACAGCGTTTTGCCACAAACAAGCTGGGTGATCTGGAGAGCTCTCTGGGCTTCGACAGCCTTGCCTGCTCAGGAAGAAAAACAGTCCGTGCCCGGCGATTCTCCACACTGTAGGGGCAGGGTGGGAAACAGATCGGCCACTGGGAAAGAACAGCTGCTAAGCGAGTGCTGGGCCAGGTACTCACTCTCCTCACACAAGTCACTGCTCTGGAACTCGTGCAACCTGGGTTTAAAACcattccttcctcctgctcccctccAGCATCACAGCAGGTGGCACAGAAAAATGGCCAAATGCCAAGGACAATGACTTGGGGTGAGGGAGGACTGTCTTTCCCTGGAGAGGATTctgcctccatccccacccccacctatcCCTAAGAAGAGACCCAGGTGGCAATTGTTAGCAAAGGAGCTGGCGACATGGTCTGCAGCAGCGGGAGACTCAGCCGAGTTCGGAAGAACGGCTCAAGTGCAGCAATTCAGAGACCTCAAAGCCATCCCAGCAGGGCTCACCAAGCACAGCGCAACCTAGAGGGCCGCCTGCGACCTTCAGGCTGGCCACCTTCCCTGAAGCCTAGTCTGGGGAAAGTCCTGGCAATCGGAACAGGCCACTGCAATCCGGCACTCCCCAAGCTCTGTTCAGCACAGGAGGACGGCTCCCGACACTTCTACCCCAAACCTGGGTTGCTGGCCCTCCAGGCCCCTCTTCCTTTTACCCTGTGGGTCAGAACCTTGCCAGCCTTGAGTGTCTTGGCTCAAATCTTCTAAGACATCCCCATCACCAATCTCAGGCCAGACAGAACATATACGCAGGAAGCATTAGCTAAATGAAAACCTATACCTCGAGTTGTCACTGatattcaaacagaaaaaaataaataaataaaataaacaagcttGAAATACAAGGGCTTCCTTTGTTTATACAACCACACCTAAGTCTTCCAGCCTATCTTTCCAGTTATATAATCTTTCCCAATTGGTCTCACAAAAAACAGCCCTATTTTTAAAAGGCCAGGATATCTGGTCCAGAACAGCCTCAAGTCAGAGAGCCTGGCTTCCAGCACAGGAGGCGCCTGTGATCTCAGGACCCTGTGACCCCATGTGAGGTGTGAGGCCCCCGCTGGGCCTGGCCCACGGCCTGCACACCTCCTTCCCGCCACCCGGCACGTTCCTCCCCTTTGTCCAGACGGCACCCACAGCGCACACGGTGTGGTGAAAGAGGCTTTGGCATCGGACGGACTGGGGTTTTGTTCCTAACTCCAGCCCTGAACCCtgagcctatttttttttatctgagaaTGAGAATACCACCTCCAAGAAGGTTGTTTGAGAACAAGGTCCAAGTGCCCGGCACATGCAAGAGAGTAATTTcagcatttcttccttctctctcttctgctccttcTCCAATCTACTGCTGCCCACAGCCCAAAATGACCTAAACAGAAGGCTCCTGTGAACTCCATTACCGGAGACATTCAGCTGACATGTGCAAGCAGAGACCATCCCAGCCGTACAGAGACTCGAGACAGGCTGAGAGACTGGGCCACAGGCAGCGCTGAGAGAACGTCCGCAGGCCTGCCGGGCTAATCCCGTGCCCGCCTAGGGCCAGAAGCAGCAGAAGAGGTGAGGACCACACATCTCCAGCCAGGACATGCTGGTCAGTCTCCCGTCCACTGCTTGGGCAGAGCGCAGAGGGGCAGCCGCACTTGGCAGAAATGCCAAATGGCAAAATTCTGCCACGAATCACCAAGACCCTGCTTAGAAGGACCAAGGGGTGAAGACGTTAAAACTGATTggtcaagggggaaaaaaaaagaaagaaaggaagaaaagaaaggcctTCCCTCAACCTTGGCTCAATGAGGAAATGACTCCACTAAACGGCCACAGCTGAGGAATGGGAGAACCTCTTGGATTTAAGAAAAGCCTCTTGCTTTGgggggacagtgagagagaggccGTTGGAGCCTCCCCTGAAGCTGTTGCTGTCATGTCCCCTCCTCTTTCACTTCCCATCGCtggtaccattaaaaaaaaaaagaagaagaagaagaagaaggcacgTCTTGACTATAACGCAGATCTACCTTATTTGCCTTTAAAGGTAATGCTCAGTCCCTACCGACACAGTTTTTATAAACTTGGAGCATCCCAGAACTCAATCTGTAATCCCCACCTAGCATACGTTGTGCCAGCGGACGGGGATGCACCCGCCCATCCTTCCTCAGAGGTGCCTGAAGCCTGTGCAGAAAGGGACAGGACTATGCTATTCAACCAACAGCACCCGTCTCACCATCTACCCATCCTTCCTTCTGCTGAAGAGAGCAGGATGGAGAGGCAGATGTGTTTTCTGAGAgaagagcaaacaggggaggccTCGTGTAGCGAGGAGTGCAGATTATTTCCAAAGTGGTGAAGCAAACTGGAAGAGAGAAGCTGCGGGAATGCTATGAAGGGGAGCGGCGGGGTCAGCGGCCTTCTAAGcgtgccacccaggctcctcggTCTGTGGTTTACCAGAACTATCGGCCCAACACCAGTGAGCTCCAGGCCTCGCTGAAATCACGcacctcttttttcttattaatgtacTGGTAGGAAACTGGGAATCAGCAGGTTGATATTCTAAGCTCAGCCCTTTTGAAGTTCTAAGCACACTTAAATCCCAAAGCAAGGATTTATGAATCCCTGGCAGCAGACTGGCCAATGATTTCACCACCTCAGCAGAAACACGGGCACTCTCAGTCAGCATGGGTGTGCAGCGACCTCCCCACACTGCCTTGCTCACCAAGCATTTGCTCTGTTTCCTGTTTAGTCCCCCGATGCCAGGAGTCCTCTCTCAAAGACTGGAAGCACCGGAAACCTGCGACCATCAAGGAACCAATGCAGCTCCCCTGAGTAGGTCACGCACCTGCTTCTCAGCTACCTGCCAGCACAGTCTCGCTTCCCTCACATACCTTCTGTCACTTCAGCCAACCATGGCAGGAACCGCCAACACTGACCGAGAACTTCTGGGCACCAGGTATTATTCAAAGCACTTTGCGTGTATTAACTCTTCCAATTCCCAAGCCCCACGGGAATTTGCTGGAGGGAGAAAAGTCCTTTGGCCCAGATTCCCACATGGTTTCTAGTCCCTATTTCTAGCTGTGCTGTAAAGCTTACATAACCTAATTTGCACTAtggtgctatttttttaaatctccaaagaTCACTGCTTCAAGTATCAATGGAAGCTGTTAGCTCCTACCTAAAATGATAATGTGGGAAAGGATCTCTATTCTTACAACTAACTCAACTTGAATTCTTGACTTAAAGCAGTCTTTCTGGAAGATGGgatgaggaagggaagagacTCACTCTTACATAAAAAGTACTAGTTTGTGCCCTGGAAGTAACTGCTAGAGAGAAACATCAGACTGAAACTCACCCCAGCAGCAGGTAGTTTCTGGACTCTGCAGCTGTTATTCATTTACTGCCCGTCTCCCTGCCAGGCCTCCTTCAGACACTGAGAGACCTATGGTCACCGCATGGCGTGGCATCAGAACCTTTCTTGCTCTGAGGACTTCAGAGACACGCTACATCCTGCTCCCCACCACTGAGGACGCACTGGCCTGTGCTGAGTGGGAGGTACAGGAGGACCATTCACAGAGCAGGTTGTTTTCAGCTTTAACTGCTCTTAATGTCCCTAGTTTTTAGGGCCCTCGACTACTAGAAATCCAACTGCTGGGGGAAAGGGTGAAGGCGCATCTGCAAGTCTTAGTTTGTTTCCCTAACTCACTATTGAACATTTACCTCCACTGCAGTTATTAAAGAAATCTAATAAACAGGCAAGTAATAATGAACGATTGATTGTAAGGGTAAAACTCCCCTCACTTGTCGTCAAAAAAATGCGGTCAGTGTTTACAGCAACCACTTTGGTCTATGCTATACTATAAAAACTGCTTAAAAAGGACTGgaataattgtttttcatttcaatgcATTCACTTACTTGGAGAGAGGTCCAGGAACATAAAACAGAGTTGGTTTCAGGCTCTCAAAACTGccagggaaatatttaaaatgagtgaatttccAAATGATGGCCATTTCAGTGGTGTCAGAGGGcctatattattaaataatgtataaataaactgCTGATCAAGGTCATTATCCTTTGACACTGCTAATGCATCATCTGTCTCCCAACGTAGGATATTTATAATCAACCCAATTTCACCAACAAGGACACTCTCAGACTTAAAATGCTTTCACTGGGCAGAGCCTCTGTTTTGCTAGTGCCCGGAGGAGGATCTGGCACATAACGGACACTCGGCTGTTGGATGAGAACGGGAACCTACGTAGTCCTCATCAGCTAGGCCTCATACAACCTTTTATGGGTGCCAAAGCCACGTTTGACGTACATACAGATTCTGTATGGGAGAAACGTTGTTCCAGCAACCTTCAAAgttagtaataaaaagaaaaccgcTACTGAGAGACacataaaacatgaaatttcattttaatctctatatatatgaaatacgGCCTCAGCACAGAACATCTATCACATATGAAATGTACTTATGGGACACACTAAATGAAGCaaatccttattaaaatatttggccTAACCCTCACATCTTGTAAATGAACTCCATGATGGTTGAGGAAGGTGGGAAATTAATCGTCTAGCTACCTGACCTTGGAAAAAGCTCGATGAATTGCCTGAAGTCTATTTGGTCTCTGCAGACTGGGTATTTACCATTCTGAGTCTTGCCAGAGTTGGTTCTGCAAATAGTTAGCTTAATGACAGTCAATGACATATTATTTTTCCATAGTTACcttaatattttggtttttttttttttttaattttctattgctttttctttttatggcttcttACTGCTGTTGTATTGGGCATACAACACAGATCAGAGATTTGCATTTCTCAGAGAAATTTCTCTCCTTGAGAAATTGGCACTTTGATCCTCTGCTTGTGTAACAGCTACATATAAATGGATCCTACCAGCATTGTTACCAATCTTGCTGCTTATGAAATTCTAGCACTTTGGCCCAAAGAGTGCCCTGACGTTAAAGTCTTCTTAGGTGACTCTTCCCACCACCAAACTCTTTTACTTAAACAGGTGTGTGTAATTCACATATATGTTATATCATAAGTttctacacacatatacacatttaacTCGTAAAAGTGAAATGTCTCTCTTGAATAAAAAGTAATTACAAGGGTATTAAAACAAATGCTGAAAATAactattttacatttagatcataaaaattttaaaggtaatcATGATGACATAAGACCTAAGAGATCAAATACATCCTGTATGATTGTCATATATGCACGTTGTGTTCATtgactttttctctttaatcagaaaataaaagagcttACCTTTGTTTACTGAGACCACAGCTTACAGTCACTAGATCTCAGCCTATTTTATACAAGTGATATGGCTACGAAGGTCCGAGGAGAACGAGAATAAAGTGAGATAAACGTGCTGAAAACTGCTTAAAAGTATTAACCTGAAATACACAGAGGGTCCAAcaccagttttaaaaatacattaacgAGGTATTCCCAGCTCTTCAATTAATAACGGTGACTGACTGATTCATGATTTTCAAACATTcacccaaattttaaaaaaagaaggaaaggctaATAGCAGAAAAATCTATCAGTGGTTTGTTCCCAGGTTAACGATTTCTGTGCGACTACAAACGACTCAGGACTCCTTGCTGCACGCACCATGCGCTGCATCTAGTCAGCATGAGGTATGTTGGGAATCTACTGGACCAATTACCTTGCACAAGAGAGGGGGTGCTCCTGCAGCCGGAAGAAGCCGGGGCTGCAGGCCACATCcctggctgggtgccagcccccATGCAAAGAATATGGCTTCAAGGAGGACCCCTATCTCTGAGAAATTATAATAGCGCTAACTGACGCAGTCGGGAATGCAACTACCCAAGTTATGTgctaaaaaagtttaaaaaactgtcAGAAGATAGCACAGCTCACACACTGATTCTAAGTTCTCCATTGGTCTGTAAACTCCCGGACAAGAGACTACGCTAGGAGGGCTTAAGTACAGATATTGCTAGGTTTCCAAAGGAGAAGTTTTAAAACAGACACCGTGGCTTTGAATAAAAGTATTGCTCTTCTGTAAAATGCTCAGTCATTGCTTTCCAAAGAAGGTGTCAGAGTGGTGTATCTGAAAGCTGGAAAGCCTCAGGGGGTCACAAGGCTCTTAAGACCAAGACAGAAATTGCCATTTCAAGCCAGACAACCTGATGGTTCTagaagtcagagaagaaatcTTGAGGGCCCAAGTGAATAATAAATGGTGCGACGCTCAGAGGCTGGCAATAGGGGCTGTCAATGAAAAAACCACCTACAGTGGAGAAAAGAGCAGAGAAGCAAAACTTGGTGTTAATTTCACAGAATTTGGTGAAGCCAAGAGcttcatttatatttctctgctCTTTCAGCTGTAAGTGGAATTTTCATTACAaaatggagggggggggagggcagaaggtggggagggggacacttAATTCATTACAAAATTTAAACAGTTGAACTTGCATGGTTACCACTTCTAACAGAGGACTGACAGctcaattattttaagtaaagCAGAGAAATGTAAAAGTTTGCAGCAACTGGGCAGGTTTACAACATGGTTAGTAACTtccaacaaacaacaaaattaaaaaaaaaaaaaaagacttggtaGAAACCATTTGAAATGACTGCCATCATGTTGGAAAACAGCACAGCTCCCTTTTCACCATTATAGAGGGGTTAAATTCCAAAGCTGAGTCAGCTACTTCAAAAGAATTTTCTAAAGAGAAATCTCCAGAGAGATTCCAACTTGGAATGCAAATTTGACGATCAATTTCAAATAACAATACAGCTGCAGCTGCCAATTAATAGTATTCCAGAAACAAAAAGgactattgtaaatatttaattaataaaaactgGACACTACCAGCCATGCTTTTTCTTCTCAGTGATGGCTCCGTTTCATCCATAGGTCAGCAAAATGAATCAATGAAACATGAAAACTCCCAGCTGCAATGGGCCCTCTTGTTTATGTCTAGCCACTAATGCACAGGATGAGAATGAGAAGTTCACAGCTATTTCTAGCAAGTGATGAGGTTTTATTAAAGTATCACCCACCACTAATAAAGACTAAAGGTCAAGTAGCAGAAGTAACAAGCCATTTCGTAATAAATACACATCTGAGAAGTGACACTGACGTTTGTTTTAAATTGCCCATCTCGTTCTCATTTAGTGGTCCCAGAGAAATCTGGTACATAAATTTGCAGTATTTCATGAAGCCCATTCTCACTGATGGGCACTGTTCAGCTCTGAGAAGCAGAACTGAAAAGGGAAGCTAATTCGTACTCAAAACGGACATTTTTAAGACACAGCGACTTAGAAATATCCACACGGGACCACACCGGTGCCTTCATGGGGGTGAGTACCTTAATGAAACCATTACCTTCTAGTAACATCATAGGCTTTCCAAACAAGGCGAGAATGCAAGGGGAAGGCTCGGGTCTGCACCCTTTACAGGACAGCACAATGTTACCGACTGATCATTTTTCACCAGCTTAATcagataa includes these proteins:
- the LOC122474958 gene encoding uncharacterized protein LOC122474958, with the translated sequence MCSGPFPCSHCPRRAASVLSGQVCGGPRRLPTPTAPARQRHGVWGDELLLCQADACATTADLTRLVKSSAVFPGQAPFPCWRVKEVLQEVKASHQEEEQSPQACGVPRVTCPSGPLLHPALKKGRRPPMPGVLSQRLEAPETCDHQGTNAAPLSRSRTCFSATCQHSLASLTYLLSLQPTMAGTANTDRELLGTRPPSDTERPMVTAWRGIRTFLALRTSETRYILLPTTEDALACAEWEVQEDHSQSRLFSALTALNVPSF